A single region of the Rhizobium sp. NLR16a genome encodes:
- a CDS encoding GNAT family N-acetyltransferase: MGEIEIRAFAEGDADDVLSVILPIQREEFGIDITADAQPDLRVIPDFYQSGKGQFWVAVKDGAIVGTLGLKDIGNNQAALRKMFVAAEVRGREHGVAARLLERLFDHARDAGLTDIFLGTTDKFVAAQRFYEKNGFTEIAKSALPRSFPLMAVDSKFYRYKVG, from the coding sequence ATGGGAGAGATCGAAATCAGAGCCTTTGCCGAAGGCGATGCCGATGACGTGCTGTCGGTGATCCTGCCGATCCAGCGCGAGGAGTTCGGCATCGATATCACTGCCGATGCGCAGCCCGATCTCCGGGTCATCCCGGATTTCTACCAGTCCGGCAAAGGTCAGTTCTGGGTCGCCGTCAAGGACGGCGCCATCGTCGGCACCCTTGGGCTGAAGGACATCGGCAACAATCAGGCGGCGCTGCGCAAGATGTTCGTCGCCGCCGAGGTGCGCGGCCGCGAGCACGGCGTGGCGGCGCGGCTTCTCGAGCGCCTGTTCGACCACGCCAGAGATGCCGGCCTCACCGACATCTTCCTCGGCACGACGGACAAGTTCGTCGCCGCCCAGCGCTTCTACGAAAAGAACGGCTTTACCGAAATCGCCAAGAGCGCCCTGCCCCGCTCCTTCCCGCTGATGGCGGTGGACAGCAAGTTTTACCGGTACAAGGTCGGCTGA
- a CDS encoding DUF47 family protein: protein MLGWFRKLMPREDRFFVLFEQHSRTIVDAAQALDRLLSGMEIEHQCETIVRLEDQADDITREVMLAVRRSFITPFDRGDIKDLIQSMDDAIDMMHKTVKTIRLFEQTSFDPRMQEMGKTVVEAANLIAEAIPLLDRISANAPRLSAIVEQVTQVEGRSDELHEQGLKDLFRRHGAGNAMAYMIGSEIYGELEKVVDRFEDVANEISGIVIENV from the coding sequence ATGCTGGGTTGGTTTCGAAAGTTGATGCCGCGCGAAGACCGGTTCTTCGTCCTTTTCGAACAACATTCCAGAACGATCGTCGACGCCGCACAGGCTCTGGACAGGTTGCTGTCGGGAATGGAGATCGAGCATCAATGCGAAACGATCGTGCGGTTGGAAGATCAGGCCGACGATATAACGCGCGAAGTCATGCTGGCCGTCCGGCGGAGTTTCATCACACCTTTCGATCGTGGCGACATCAAGGATCTCATCCAATCCATGGATGATGCGATCGACATGATGCACAAAACCGTCAAAACCATCCGGCTCTTCGAGCAGACCAGCTTCGATCCACGGATGCAGGAAATGGGCAAGACCGTTGTGGAAGCTGCCAATCTCATTGCCGAGGCCATTCCCTTGCTTGATCGCATCAGCGCCAATGCGCCGCGGCTTTCTGCCATCGTCGAGCAGGTCACGCAGGTGGAAGGGCGCTCCGACGAGTTGCACGAGCAGGGGCTCAAGGATCTGTTTCGCCGGCACGGCGCCGGCAATGCGATGGCCTATATGATCGGCAGCGAGATCTACGGCGAGCTGGAGAAGGTGGTCGACCGTTTCGAGGACGTCGCCAACGAGATCAGCGGCATCGTGATCGAGAATGTCTGA
- a CDS encoding inorganic phosphate transporter: MEAALALPLLVGLIGVALLFDFLNGLHDAANSIATIVSTRVLRPQYAVFWAAFFNFIAFLFFGLHVAETLGTGIIDPAIVTPQVIFAALIGAIVWNVVTWVFGIPSSSSHALVGGLVGAGLAKTGLSSIVWSGLLKTVSAIVMSPMIGFLLALFLILAVTWTFIRQTPFAVDRSFRFLQFVSASLYSLGHGGNDAQKTMGIIAVLLYSQGYLGGSFHVPLWVVISCQAAMALGTLFGGWRIVHTMGSKITRLNPMQGFCAETGGALTLFGATWLGIPVSTTHTITGAIIGVGAARRVSAVRWGLAGNIVIAWIITLPAAAMISAVSFWLVTGLSKIF; encoded by the coding sequence ATGGAAGCCGCCCTCGCTCTTCCGCTTCTTGTCGGCCTGATCGGCGTCGCACTGCTGTTCGATTTTCTCAATGGTCTGCATGATGCGGCCAACTCGATCGCGACAATCGTCTCGACACGGGTCCTGAGGCCGCAATATGCGGTCTTCTGGGCGGCATTCTTCAATTTCATCGCCTTCCTGTTCTTCGGCCTGCATGTGGCCGAGACGCTCGGGACCGGCATCATCGACCCGGCGATCGTCACGCCGCAGGTGATTTTCGCGGCCCTGATCGGCGCCATCGTCTGGAATGTCGTGACCTGGGTCTTCGGCATTCCCTCCAGTTCATCCCATGCTCTGGTCGGCGGGCTGGTCGGTGCGGGCCTTGCCAAAACGGGGTTGAGCTCGATCGTCTGGAGCGGTCTTCTCAAGACCGTCTCCGCCATCGTCATGTCGCCGATGATCGGTTTTCTCCTGGCATTGTTCCTCATCCTGGCGGTGACCTGGACATTCATCCGGCAGACGCCTTTTGCCGTCGACCGATCCTTCCGTTTCCTGCAATTCGTGTCGGCGTCGCTCTATTCGCTCGGCCACGGCGGCAATGACGCCCAGAAGACCATGGGCATCATTGCCGTGCTTCTCTATTCGCAGGGTTACCTCGGCGGCAGCTTCCACGTGCCGCTCTGGGTGGTGATTTCATGCCAGGCAGCGATGGCGCTCGGCACCTTGTTCGGCGGCTGGCGCATCGTCCATACGATGGGCTCGAAGATCACCAGGCTCAATCCGATGCAGGGATTCTGCGCCGAAACGGGCGGCGCCTTGACGCTGTTCGGCGCCACCTGGCTCGGTATCCCCGTCTCGACCACCCATACCATTACCGGCGCCATCATCGGCGTCGGCGCCGCCCGGCGCGTGTCCGCCGTCAGGTGGGGGCTAGCCGGCAACATCGTCATCGCATGGATCATCACCCTGCCGGCAGCGGCAATGATTTCGGCAGTTTCGTTCTGGCTGGTGACCGGCTTGAGCAAAATCTTCTGA
- a CDS encoding pyrophosphatase, whose amino-acid sequence MLRRLADQFEAASSAHVAESGIERDADWFLLKLQEEMGELTQAWNRLTGRGRAKGRSPEDIRRELADETADLLGHLMLFARRNDIDLAAAIERKWRFQPSW is encoded by the coding sequence ATGCTGCGCCGTCTTGCCGACCAGTTCGAAGCCGCTTCCTCCGCCCATGTCGCCGAGAGCGGCATCGAGCGCGACGCCGACTGGTTTCTGTTGAAGCTGCAGGAGGAGATGGGTGAACTGACCCAGGCATGGAACCGCCTGACCGGCCGCGGCCGTGCCAAGGGCCGCTCCCCTGAGGACATCAGGCGCGAGCTCGCCGACGAGACGGCCGACCTGCTTGGTCACCTCATGCTGTTTGCTCGCCGTAACGACATCGACCTCGCCGCCGCGATCGAACGGAAGTGGCGGTTTCAGCCGAGCTGGTAA
- a CDS encoding D-alanyl-D-alanine carboxypeptidase family protein — protein MRKLLAAVLTVTLAVSAPLAALAGSASLILDARTGKVLASENADTLNHPASLTKMMTLYLTFEALKRGKIAWDTPIKMSRYAAARPPTKLGVKAGGTITVREAVYGMIVKSANDAAAAIGETLGGSESGFARMMTAKARQLGMSRTVFVNASGLPNSRQVTTARDMSTLAVALMKNYPNEYRLFSMASFSFRGKTVRGHNNLMYRYQGMDGIKTGYTNASGFNLVSAVRDGNRRVVGVVLGGRTARSRDARMEALLDRYLGRASSSGGARLVASVGAREPVEVASAADSSDVPVPANAPRPADDLTAKSLAYADDAVVPLERPVAMDEILNAGKTSKTAAKKADGDWQIQISAAPSADAARALLAQAQSEGGAPLVSASPYTEAVGQGANRIYRARFVGFASREDAASACDALKQRSYDCMLLPDRG, from the coding sequence ATGAGAAAGCTTTTGGCGGCTGTTTTGACCGTGACGCTTGCCGTTTCGGCGCCGCTTGCGGCTCTTGCCGGCAGCGCCTCGCTGATCCTTGATGCCCGCACCGGCAAGGTACTGGCGTCCGAAAACGCCGACACGCTCAACCATCCGGCCTCGCTGACGAAGATGATGACGCTCTATCTCACCTTCGAGGCGCTGAAACGCGGCAAGATCGCCTGGGATACGCCGATCAAAATGTCGAGATACGCTGCCGCGCGGCCGCCGACCAAGCTCGGCGTCAAGGCGGGCGGCACCATCACGGTGCGCGAGGCGGTCTACGGCATGATCGTCAAATCCGCCAATGACGCCGCTGCCGCGATCGGCGAGACGCTCGGCGGCTCGGAGAGCGGCTTTGCCCGGATGATGACGGCCAAGGCCCGCCAGCTCGGCATGAGCCGGACCGTCTTCGTCAACGCATCGGGCCTGCCGAACAGCCGCCAGGTGACGACGGCGCGCGACATGTCGACGCTCGCCGTGGCGCTGATGAAGAATTACCCCAACGAATACCGCCTGTTCTCGATGGCAAGCTTCAGTTTCCGCGGCAAGACCGTGCGCGGCCACAACAATCTCATGTACCGCTACCAGGGCATGGATGGCATCAAGACCGGTTATACCAACGCCTCCGGCTTCAACCTCGTCAGCGCCGTCAGAGACGGCAACCGCCGCGTCGTCGGCGTGGTGCTCGGCGGCCGCACCGCCCGCAGCCGCGACGCCAGGATGGAAGCGCTGCTCGACCGCTATCTCGGCCGCGCTTCGTCGTCAGGCGGCGCAAGGCTGGTGGCGAGCGTCGGCGCCAGGGAGCCGGTCGAAGTGGCTTCCGCCGCCGATTCTTCCGACGTTCCGGTGCCGGCGAACGCGCCGCGTCCGGCCGACGATCTCACGGCAAAGAGCCTGGCCTATGCCGATGACGCCGTCGTGCCGCTGGAGCGCCCGGTCGCGATGGACGAAATCCTGAACGCCGGCAAGACATCGAAGACCGCGGCGAAAAAGGCCGACGGCGACTGGCAGATCCAGATCTCGGCCGCCCCGAGCGCCGATGCGGCGCGGGCGCTTCTTGCCCAGGCGCAGTCGGAAGGCGGCGCGCCGCTCGTTTCCGCCTCGCCCTATACCGAAGCGGTCGGGCAGGGGGCCAATAGGATCTATCGCGCCCGCTTCGTCGGCTTCGCCAGCAGGGAGGACGCCGCCTCAGCCTGCGATGCGCTGAAGCAGCGCTCCTATGACTGCATGCTGCTCCCGGACCGCGGCTGA
- a CDS encoding polysaccharide deacetylase family protein, with product MAGQLKRLAKRAAIGAGLEASFLIAAAGLMRQARGRGVIFTLHHVRPHAAQAFAPNAHLEITPHFLDAALRRLTRDGYRFVPLNELPALLAEPEGGRPFAAFTLDDGYANNMEHALPVFERHRAPFTVFVTKGFAEGSHSIWWETLAVLLRQAKDIRFDFGRGSERLALADPRQQWDAFDRFTWYIHSFDEARAVAAIDTLARENGIEPTDIVRDLVMGPAQLQQLARHPLAALGAHTISHRALARLPEAEARIEMEVSADYVEALTGIRPATIAYPYGTPEAASAREAALVRRLGFSVAVTTQPGLPAAGKPGYLPRMSLNGFYQKQRYISALASGIPLKIMGR from the coding sequence ATGGCGGGGCAATTGAAGCGACTGGCAAAACGGGCGGCGATCGGCGCCGGGCTCGAGGCGTCCTTTCTGATCGCCGCGGCCGGCCTGATGCGGCAGGCGCGCGGGCGCGGGGTGATCTTCACGCTGCATCATGTTCGCCCGCACGCAGCCCAGGCCTTTGCCCCGAACGCGCATCTCGAAATCACCCCGCATTTTCTCGATGCGGCGCTCAGGCGGCTGACACGCGACGGCTATCGCTTCGTGCCGCTTAACGAGCTGCCGGCGCTGTTGGCAGAGCCGGAGGGCGGCAGACCGTTTGCGGCTTTTACACTCGACGACGGCTACGCCAACAACATGGAGCATGCGCTGCCGGTGTTCGAGCGGCATCGGGCGCCATTCACGGTGTTCGTCACCAAGGGTTTTGCCGAAGGCTCGCACAGCATCTGGTGGGAAACGCTCGCCGTCCTGTTGCGCCAGGCAAAGGACATCCGCTTCGATTTCGGCCGCGGCAGCGAGCGGCTGGCGCTCGCCGACCCGCGGCAGCAATGGGATGCCTTCGACCGCTTCACCTGGTATATCCACAGCTTCGACGAGGCCCGCGCCGTCGCCGCGATCGACACGCTGGCGCGGGAAAACGGCATCGAGCCGACCGATATCGTGCGCGACCTGGTGATGGGGCCGGCGCAATTGCAGCAGCTTGCCCGACATCCGCTTGCAGCGCTCGGCGCCCACACGATCAGCCATCGCGCCCTTGCCCGCCTGCCGGAGGCCGAAGCGCGAATCGAGATGGAAGTTTCGGCTGATTACGTCGAGGCCTTGACCGGCATCCGTCCCGCCACGATCGCCTATCCCTACGGCACGCCGGAGGCGGCAAGCGCCCGCGAGGCAGCGCTTGTCCGCCGGCTGGGCTTTTCGGTCGCCGTCACGACGCAGCCGGGGCTGCCGGCGGCGGGCAAGCCCGGCTATCTCCCGCGCATGTCGCTGAACGGTTTCTACCAGAAGCAGCGCTATATCTCGGCGCTTGCCTCCGGCATTCCGCTGAAAATCATGGGCCGCTAG
- the pdxH gene encoding pyridoxamine 5'-phosphate oxidase produces MSANELTSGDFTESGEPFKLFAEWLKEAEASEPNDPNAVALATVDEDGLPNVRMVLLKGFDDDGFVFYTNFESQKGREILGQKKAAMCFHWKSLRRQVRLRGPVEIVSDAEADAYFKTRARGSRIGAWASKQSRPLESRFALEKAVAEYTARYAIGEIPRPPYWSGFRIRPTSIEFWKDQQFRLHDRIEFRRPSPVGAWEKVRMYP; encoded by the coding sequence ATGTCGGCAAACGAGTTAACAAGCGGTGACTTTACCGAAAGTGGCGAGCCCTTCAAGCTCTTTGCCGAATGGCTGAAGGAAGCGGAGGCCTCAGAACCGAACGATCCCAATGCCGTGGCGCTGGCAACGGTCGACGAAGATGGTCTTCCCAATGTCCGCATGGTTCTCCTGAAGGGATTCGACGATGACGGTTTCGTCTTCTACACCAATTTCGAGAGCCAGAAAGGTCGCGAAATCTTGGGGCAGAAGAAGGCCGCCATGTGTTTCCACTGGAAAAGCCTGCGCCGGCAGGTGCGGTTGCGCGGGCCTGTCGAGATCGTGAGCGACGCCGAGGCCGATGCCTATTTCAAGACGCGGGCGCGCGGCAGCCGCATCGGCGCCTGGGCCTCCAAACAATCGCGTCCGCTCGAAAGCCGATTCGCGCTGGAGAAGGCGGTGGCGGAATACACCGCCCGCTACGCGATTGGCGAGATACCCCGGCCTCCCTATTGGTCGGGCTTCCGCATCCGGCCGACGTCGATCGAATTCTGGAAGGATCAGCAGTTCCGCCTGCATGACCGCATCGAATTTCGCCGCCCGTCCCCAGTCGGGGCTTGGGAAAAGGTGCGGATGTATCCGTGA
- a CDS encoding RT0821/Lpp0805 family surface protein, which yields MEVIAKSYRHTKGLRQRSSAFLVVGAAMLSLSGCLAGGMDFLSEAKVDRSVATGTVPQTPPSTDTLSDEMTVRNAVTSADVHKLEGQPLPWANASTGSAGVIDTIVENNESGQVCRQFRTTRHSYVGIAKFYGKTCLVGGGNWQLLSFQPES from the coding sequence GTGGAAGTCATAGCAAAGTCATATCGCCATACAAAGGGCCTGCGGCAACGCAGCAGCGCCTTCCTGGTTGTCGGCGCCGCAATGCTGTCGCTTTCCGGCTGCCTTGCGGGCGGGATGGATTTCTTGAGCGAGGCCAAGGTCGACCGGTCGGTGGCCACCGGCACCGTGCCGCAGACGCCGCCGAGCACCGACACGCTCTCGGACGAGATGACAGTGCGCAATGCCGTGACTTCGGCCGATGTGCACAAGCTTGAAGGCCAGCCGCTTCCCTGGGCGAATGCATCGACCGGCAGCGCCGGTGTCATCGATACGATCGTCGAAAACAACGAATCGGGCCAGGTCTGCCGGCAGTTCCGCACGACACGGCATTCCTATGTCGGAATCGCCAAATTCTACGGCAAGACCTGCCTCGTCGGCGGCGGCAATTGGCAGCTGCTGAGCTTTCAGCCGGAAAGTTAA
- a CDS encoding DnaJ C-terminal domain-containing protein produces the protein MRDPYKILGVKRDAAADEIKAAWRNLAKAAHPDHNQDDPTATARFAEIGRAYETLRDPRKRSLFDNAVRMAEARKQEQTIMQQRQAAREAAARAKAAQANAERVMEELARAAQKAAADGQRQQAGASEGAEEMVERIFGAQARAAAGGQAQGRTQQAHNQQTQGQGQSEEGRRADGETTEASEELGETPTSAGANLPLPLSILTSLVRRFTGAKDAGLEKAPDEVTTATVTIDDVLKSGWITASLPEGREIGFALPAGTTDGHEIRLKGQGFKLPGMQRGDAVVNIRIAPDPRFTVDGFDLHAVLPISIENAVLGTEARIDGPAGPLNITVPAWSGSDKTIAITGQGLPREDGSRGDLVVELRIILWEKPDDKITDLMRSMREGLFL, from the coding sequence ATGCGCGATCCTTACAAAATTCTGGGCGTCAAGCGCGACGCGGCGGCAGACGAGATCAAGGCGGCCTGGCGCAACTTGGCCAAAGCAGCCCATCCCGATCACAATCAGGACGATCCGACGGCGACGGCCCGGTTCGCCGAGATCGGCCGCGCCTATGAAACGCTGCGGGATCCGCGCAAGCGCAGCCTGTTCGACAATGCCGTGCGGATGGCGGAAGCCAGGAAACAGGAACAGACGATCATGCAGCAGCGCCAGGCCGCGCGTGAGGCGGCGGCCCGCGCCAAGGCGGCGCAGGCCAATGCCGAGCGGGTGATGGAAGAACTTGCCCGGGCTGCCCAGAAGGCCGCGGCCGACGGTCAGAGACAGCAGGCCGGCGCCAGCGAAGGCGCCGAGGAGATGGTGGAGCGCATTTTCGGCGCGCAAGCGCGCGCTGCGGCGGGGGGCCAGGCGCAAGGCCGCACCCAGCAGGCCCATAATCAGCAGACGCAGGGCCAGGGCCAGTCCGAAGAGGGCAGACGTGCGGATGGCGAGACCACCGAAGCCAGCGAGGAACTCGGCGAAACGCCAACTAGTGCCGGCGCCAACCTGCCGCTGCCGCTCAGCATTCTGACATCGCTGGTGCGCCGCTTCACCGGCGCCAAGGATGCGGGCCTCGAGAAAGCGCCCGACGAGGTGACGACGGCGACGGTGACGATCGACGACGTGCTGAAGAGCGGCTGGATCACCGCGTCGCTGCCGGAAGGCCGCGAAATCGGCTTCGCGCTGCCGGCCGGCACCACGGATGGTCACGAGATCAGGCTCAAGGGACAGGGCTTCAAGCTGCCGGGCATGCAGCGCGGCGATGCCGTCGTCAATATCCGCATCGCCCCCGACCCGCGCTTCACCGTCGATGGTTTCGACCTGCACGCCGTGCTCCCGATCAGCATCGAAAATGCCGTGCTCGGCACCGAGGCACGCATCGACGGCCCGGCCGGGCCGTTGAACATCACCGTTCCCGCATGGTCGGGCTCGGACAAGACGATCGCGATTACCGGCCAGGGATTGCCGCGGGAAGACGGCAGCAGAGGCGATCTCGTCGTCGAATTGCGCATCATCCTGTGGGAAAAACCCGACGACAAGATCACCGATCTGATGCGGAGCATGCGCGAAGGCCTGTTCCTGTGA
- the fabI gene encoding enoyl-ACP reductase FabI produces MAQASGLMAGKRGVIMGVANNRSIAWGIAKAIHAQGGEVALTYQGDALKKRVEPLAAEIDATLVGHCDVADESTIDAVFENVAKLWGKIDFLVHAIGFSDKDELTGRYIDTSPDNFTKTMQISVYSFTSVARRAEKLMTEGGSMLTLTYYGAEKVMPNYNVMGVAKAALEASVKYLAVDLGPQNIRVNAVSAGPIKTLAASGIGDFRYILKWNEYNAPLRRTVTIEEVGDVGLYLLSDLSRSVTGEVHHADSGYHVIGMKAVDAPDISVVKD; encoded by the coding sequence ATGGCTCAAGCATCCGGCCTCATGGCAGGCAAACGCGGCGTCATCATGGGTGTCGCCAACAATCGTTCGATTGCGTGGGGTATTGCCAAGGCCATTCATGCGCAGGGCGGAGAAGTTGCGCTCACCTATCAGGGCGATGCGCTGAAGAAGCGTGTCGAGCCGCTTGCAGCCGAAATCGACGCGACCCTCGTCGGCCACTGCGATGTCGCCGACGAATCCACCATCGACGCCGTTTTCGAAAATGTCGCAAAGCTGTGGGGCAAGATCGATTTCCTCGTGCATGCGATCGGCTTTTCCGACAAGGACGAGCTGACCGGCCGCTACATCGACACCTCGCCCGATAATTTCACCAAGACGATGCAGATTTCCGTCTACTCCTTCACCTCGGTCGCACGCCGCGCCGAGAAGCTGATGACGGAAGGCGGTTCGATGCTGACCCTGACCTATTACGGCGCCGAAAAGGTGATGCCGAACTATAATGTCATGGGCGTCGCCAAGGCCGCGCTCGAAGCGAGCGTCAAATATCTCGCTGTCGACCTCGGGCCGCAGAACATCCGCGTCAACGCCGTTTCGGCCGGGCCGATCAAGACACTTGCCGCCTCCGGCATCGGCGATTTCCGCTATATTCTGAAGTGGAACGAGTATAACGCTCCGCTGCGCCGTACGGTTACCATCGAGGAAGTCGGCGATGTCGGCCTCTATCTCTTGTCCGACCTGTCGCGCTCGGTCACCGGCGAGGTGCACCATGCCGACAGCGGCTATCATGTCATCGGCATGAAGGCGGTCGACGCGCCGGATATTTCGGTCGTCAAGGACTAA
- a CDS encoding histidine phosphatase family protein, with protein sequence MLIYVIRHGQTDWNAERRLQGQKDVPMNATGQEQARQNGIALAEILGETVGEFDFVASPLGRTRATMEIMRAAMGLPPLAYRTDPRLVEISFGDWEGSTIKELKATQRERVAERNVSKWDFIPPGDDAESYEILSWRTGAWLRSVERPTVCVTHGGVIRTLFQAIADLPKSTAAEGGIPQDRIVRIDTSERTIVWL encoded by the coding sequence GTGCTCATCTACGTGATCAGACACGGTCAGACCGACTGGAATGCCGAGCGTCGCCTGCAGGGCCAGAAAGACGTTCCGATGAATGCCACGGGCCAGGAACAGGCCCGGCAGAACGGCATCGCACTGGCCGAGATCCTCGGTGAGACGGTCGGCGAATTCGATTTCGTCGCAAGCCCGCTCGGACGCACACGCGCAACGATGGAAATCATGCGCGCCGCAATGGGCCTCCCGCCGCTTGCCTATCGCACCGATCCGCGGCTGGTGGAGATTTCCTTCGGCGACTGGGAAGGCTCGACGATCAAGGAGCTGAAGGCGACGCAGCGCGAGCGGGTGGCCGAACGCAACGTCTCCAAATGGGATTTCATCCCGCCCGGCGACGATGCCGAAAGCTACGAAATCCTCTCCTGGCGTACCGGCGCATGGCTGCGCTCCGTCGAGCGTCCGACCGTCTGCGTCACCCATGGCGGCGTTATCCGCACGCTGTTCCAGGCGATTGCCGACCTGCCGAAGAGCACCGCCGCCGAAGGCGGCATTCCGCAGGACCGGATTGTCAGGATCGATACGAGCGAGCGGACGATCGTCTGGCTGTAA
- a CDS encoding DUF1344 domain-containing protein — MRFVVATLLATASFLSPMSGFAESADVEATIKKVDTANLVLTLDDGKTYQAPEEFNFDGLEAGVKVIVFYTEVDGKRVINDLDIVK; from the coding sequence ATGCGTTTCGTCGTCGCCACGCTTTTGGCCACAGCAAGTTTCCTGTCGCCGATGAGCGGTTTTGCCGAGAGCGCCGATGTCGAGGCGACGATCAAGAAGGTCGACACGGCCAATCTCGTGCTGACGCTCGACGACGGCAAGACCTATCAGGCGCCGGAGGAATTCAATTTCGACGGCCTCGAAGCCGGCGTGAAGGTCATCGTCTTCTACACCGAGGTCGACGGCAAACGCGTCATCAACGATCTCGATATCGTCAAGTAA